From Zingiber officinale cultivar Zhangliang chromosome 5B, Zo_v1.1, whole genome shotgun sequence, the proteins below share one genomic window:
- the LOC121986179 gene encoding uncharacterized protein LOC121986179 → MDPQIFFRLSIGSLGLRLPVDALKDRPGAVPAYSKCSCDIRLGDLPIRRTRVPLVSSPRGSPDAISKPVVFYLAESDVKTLTVSRHFSVPKPNLQITVYIGKQGSHCGVTGRRLVIGCLGLEIGLEQFEKPTLLHNGWIGLRQKKGGEVSKHGPELHLQVRLDPDPRYVFKFEDETTLSPQIVQQQGAIKQPIFSCKFVKDRRSSMSDEDGDDAEKRERKGWKVKIHDLSGSVVAAAFMATPFVPSTGCDRVDRSNPGAWLILHPNAAGSAESWQPWGRLEAWREIGHPRDTICLRLQILSEGQEASILVSDVAINTDKGGEFNIDMDRHEPIAGGFVMNCKVSGEEKCSEPLVQLAARHVTCVEDAAIFMALAAAVDLSVKACRPFGRKAKKGVFGHSFCS, encoded by the exons ATGGATCCACAGATTTTTTTCAGATTGTCTATTGGATCCTTGGGGCTAAGATTACCAGTGGATGCATTGAAGGATAGACCAGGTGCAGTACCTGCATATTCGAAGTGTTCGTGTGACATCCGCCTGGGAGATCTTCCCATTCGACGAACAAGAGTGCCCCTAGTCTCATCCCCTCGAGGCAGTCCTGATGCTATCAGCAAGCCTGTTGTATTCTATCTCGCGGAATCTGATGTCAAGACACTGACAGTGTCAAGACATTTCAGTGTGCCAAAACCGAACCTTCAGATTACTGTGTACATTGGTAAGCAGGGTTCACATTGTGGTGTCACTGGTAGAAGGCTGGTAATTGGGTGTCTCGGATTAGAAATAGGACTCGAACAGTTTGAGAAACCGACACTGCTTCATAATGGGTGGATCGGTCTTAGGCAGAAGAAAGGGGGGGAGGTTTCGAAACATGGACCCGAGCTTCATTTACAGGTGAGATTGGATCCTGATCCCAGATATGTCTTTAAATTTGAAGATGAAACTACCTTGAGTCCACAAATAGTTCAGCAACAGGGTGCCATCAAGCAACCGATATTTAGCTGCAAGTTTGTCAAAGATCGAAG ATCGAGCATGAGTGATGAGGATGGTGACGACGctgaaaagagggagagaaaaggttGGAAGGTAAAGATTCATGATCTCTCAGGCTCAGTTGTGGCTGCTGCTTTCATGGCAACTCCATTTGTGCCGTCGACGGGTTGTGACCGAGTTGATCGTTCCAACCCAGGTGCATGGCTCATACTCCACCCCAATGCAGCTGGCTCCGCCGAGAGCTGGCAACCATGGGGCCGCCTCGAGGCATGGAGAGAAATCGGTCATCCAAGAGACACTATATGCCTTCGGCTCCAAATTCTGTCAGAAGGCCAGGAAGCCAGCATCCTTGTTTCTGATGTAGCAATAAACACCGACAAGGGAGGAGAATTCAACATAGACATGGACCGACATGAACCTATTGCCGGCGGTTTTGTGATGAATTGCAAGGTGTCGGGGGAGGAGAAGTGTAGCGAGCCACTGGTTCAGCTAGCAGCGCGACATGTTACCTGCGTGGAGGACGCGGCTATCTTCATGGCACTCGCAGCCGCGGTGGATCTTAGTGTCAAGGCATGCAGGCCATTTGGAAGGAAGGCAAAGAAGGGGGTTTTTGGCCATTCTTTTTGTTCCTAG
- the LOC121987907 gene encoding uncharacterized protein LOC121987907, with the protein MGGSSTGATGGGGSGGEGFKARLEHYLYSGNKKHVFVGIAIFAAVFSVPWIYMNRGSQHQSHQDYMENASKARNERLSSRQPTIE; encoded by the exons ATGGGAGGCAGTTCCACTGGAGCCACCGGCGGCGGAGGTAGTGGAGGAGAGGGTTTTAAGGCGCGGCTCGAACACTATCTCTATAGCGGCAACAAGAAGCACGTCTTCGTCGGCATCGCCATTTTCGCCGCCGTCTTTTCAGTCCCATGGATTTACATGAATCGAG GATCACAGCATCAATCGCATCAAGATTACATGGAAAACGCAAGTAAAGCACGGAACGAGCGACTTTCTTCTCGCCAACCAACCATTGAGTGA
- the LOC121987908 gene encoding uncharacterized protein LOC121987908: MKAVTGTVVSSKPISLSKAAAVLSRFAANENDARPEVAAFVRRASAAFDELVLFHREVRAALRRPEERGEEGEWKKKKRKRSRDEDKAEAGDDVGRNPYLMNGNADLGSDGENKKKKRRRADADDRTELVLETPKNLVGNVRHYEDAAKLVDGRNKKKLKVGTEKMSNLNRIGESEPEFQEESLRNRKKKDKKHKRDPKEVSLEVAVKKPK, encoded by the coding sequence ATGAAGGCGGTGACAGGAACCGTGGTCTCCTCGAAGCCCATCTCCCTCTCGAAGGCCGCCGCGGTGCTTTCCCGCTTCGCCGCCAACGAAAACGATGCCCGCCCGGAGGTCGCCGCTTTCGTCCGCCGCGCCTCCGCCGCCTTCGACGAACTCGTTCTCTTCCACCGCGAGGTACGCGCCGCACTTAGGCGCCCCgaggagagaggagaggagggcgagtggaagaagaagaaaaggaaaaggagcaGAGACGAAGATAAAGCTGAAGCTGGCGATGATGTCGGGCGAAACCCATATTTGATGAATGGGAATGCAGATCTTGGAAGCGATGGGgagaataagaaaaagaagaggaggagggcGGATGCGGATGACAGAACGGAACTTGTTCTGGAGACGCCGAAGAATTTGGTGGGAAATGTCCGGCATTACGAAGATGCTGCAAAGTTAGTAGATGGGAGGAATAAGAAGAAACTGAAAGTTGGAACTGAGAAAATGAGCAATCTTAACAGAATAGGTGAATCGGAACCAGAGTTCCAAGAAGAAAGCCTTAGGAATAGGAAGAAGAAAGACAAGAAGCATAAAAGGGATCCAAAGGAAGTCAGTTTGGAAGTTGCAGTAAAAAAACCGAAATAA